A DNA window from Christiangramia salexigens contains the following coding sequences:
- a CDS encoding polysaccharide pyruvyl transferase family protein: MKENHNIPLFWWSEVRLMGKQKENYGDLLSRYIVEKNTEKKVEWIHPKKQPWYKLNKKNYLSIGSIIHHATTKSIVWGSGIIDRDQKISKASFRAVRGPKTKEYLNSLGYDCPAVYGDPAILLPLYFQPKVQKKYKFGIIPHYQDYKSVLKLCSETSYEDVLVIDLLCDDVEKVTEKILSCEKTISSSLHGLIVSHSYEIPSIWVEFSNKLFGDGIKFADYLESVGLPAYAPKLISDKITIELFEKLIQNNTSLPENSVIHQLQTGLLNSSPF, from the coding sequence ATGAAAGAAAATCATAATATACCTTTGTTTTGGTGGAGTGAAGTACGTTTAATGGGAAAGCAAAAGGAGAATTACGGAGATCTACTCTCTAGATATATAGTAGAAAAAAATACAGAAAAAAAAGTGGAGTGGATTCATCCGAAAAAGCAACCTTGGTACAAATTAAATAAGAAAAATTATCTTTCCATAGGAAGCATAATTCACCATGCGACCACTAAGAGTATAGTTTGGGGAAGTGGAATTATAGATCGTGATCAAAAAATTTCAAAGGCTTCTTTTCGGGCTGTAAGGGGGCCTAAAACTAAAGAATATCTAAATAGTTTAGGATATGATTGTCCTGCAGTATATGGTGATCCCGCTATTCTACTTCCTTTGTATTTTCAACCTAAGGTGCAAAAGAAATATAAATTTGGAATTATACCTCACTATCAGGATTATAAAAGTGTACTCAAATTATGTTCAGAAACTTCATATGAGGATGTGCTCGTTATAGACCTTCTGTGTGATGATGTGGAAAAGGTAACTGAAAAGATACTAAGTTGCGAAAAAACCATTTCATCCTCTCTACATGGGCTAATTGTTTCTCACTCCTACGAAATTCCTAGTATTTGGGTTGAGTTCTCAAATAAACTCTTCGGTGATGGAATTAAATTTGCAGATTATTTGGAATCGGTAGGATTGCCGGCTTATGCTCCGAAATTAATTTCAGATAAAATAACTATTGAATTATTCGAAAAGCTTATTCAAAACAATACTTCTTTGCCGGAAAATAGTGTAATTCACCAATTACAAACCGGCTTACTGAATTCTAGTCCTTTTTAA
- a CDS encoding ABC transporter ATP-binding protein → MSKVIEIRDIKRDFPLGEEIVKVLKGIDLDIDRGEYVAFMGPSGSGKSTLMNLLGCLDTPTSGSYILNGKDVSKMSEDELAEIRNKEIGFVFQTFNLLPRTTALDNVALPMIYAGASKSERIERATEVLKSVGLGDRMDHKPNQLSGGQRQRVAVGRALVNKPSIILADEPTGNLDSKTSVEIMKLFDDIHAAGNTVILVTHEEDIAKHAHRIIRLMDGMIESDERKTVTA, encoded by the coding sequence ATGAGCAAAGTAATCGAGATCCGTGATATTAAAAGAGATTTCCCTCTGGGTGAAGAGATCGTTAAGGTTTTAAAAGGAATAGATCTGGATATCGATCGCGGGGAATATGTTGCTTTTATGGGACCTTCGGGCTCAGGAAAGTCAACACTTATGAACTTACTCGGTTGCCTTGACACTCCCACTTCCGGCTCCTATATTTTAAATGGTAAAGACGTGAGCAAAATGAGCGAAGATGAACTGGCGGAGATCAGAAATAAGGAAATAGGATTCGTATTTCAAACCTTCAACCTTCTTCCACGTACCACCGCCCTGGATAATGTTGCCTTGCCAATGATATACGCAGGCGCTTCTAAGAGTGAAAGGATCGAAAGAGCCACAGAAGTTTTAAAAAGCGTAGGTCTGGGAGACAGGATGGATCACAAACCCAATCAGCTTTCAGGAGGGCAAAGACAGCGTGTGGCTGTTGGAAGAGCACTTGTAAATAAACCTTCTATTATTCTGGCAGATGAACCTACCGGAAACCTGGATTCAAAAACCTCGGTAGAGATCATGAAACTTTTTGATGATATACATGCTGCAGGAAACACGGTGATTCTTGTTACTCATGAAGAGGATATCGCCAAACATGCTCATAGGATAATTAGACTTATGGATGGGATGATAGAAAGTGATGAGCGAAAAACGGTTACCGCTTAA
- a CDS encoding GumC family protein: MAHEDDHISDVGSTFDFKGFILKVISYWKLILLSVGISLAVAYYNNVRKLPVYRLGNTISIKDDQNPFFTSNTSLTFNWGGTSDKVNTAMTILRSRSHNEEVVEKLQFYINYLVQGEYQKVDAYGKTPFMVVADTNAYQAHNVTMKIKMVDEITFNIEAEVPQNLSRTNYYSKEVDNRLVEARSFSRNFKIGENINLPFFSGYLKRSKQPLKVGKVYYINFSPFNAAVGKYRNVSISPASQGSSVLNLSQTGLNKARIVDYLNGSVRILSENMLDRKNLFATKTIRFIDSSLAVQATQLKEVESELNEFRNENSIMDISAESGELSNRLSDLDLRKEQIRRQLSYYKNLENYLQTRNDYSNVPAPTVAGIEEGSISTGVQKILQLAEERSNYQYSLKENSPVFDDIDRKINSIKSILLENISSSKSLLSTELVDINSRIAKLESEVRKLPQEEQDLLKIQRKYAINERTYNMFLEKRSEAGLIKAANVSDVLVIDIAKDVGGGQIGPDTQLNYVMATLVGGMIPLTFVFLLVFLNTNIHNAQEINRLSPVPILGLIGRSKLESNLAVFYSPKSSIAESFRGLRSSLQFMYKRQGVTGSKTVMITSSVSGEGKTFCAMNLATVFALSEKKTVLVGVDLRKPKIFDDFELNNDLGIVNYLIDQANEQEIIQRSKIPYLDVITSGPVPPNPSELLMTGKMDKLIERLKSEYDYIIMDTPPIGMVADALNLVKFADATLYLVRQDYTKRGMLETINEKYHKGEVRNISFVLNHFVHRAKYGYGYGYGYGYGYGYGYNRYAKGYYGAAPTRLSQLKTSWRKFMRNFE; the protein is encoded by the coding sequence ATGGCGCACGAAGATGATCATATTTCTGACGTAGGCTCAACTTTTGATTTTAAGGGGTTTATATTAAAGGTAATTAGTTACTGGAAATTAATATTACTTTCAGTTGGGATCAGTCTTGCTGTAGCTTATTACAACAATGTTAGGAAGCTCCCTGTATACAGATTAGGGAACACTATTTCAATTAAAGATGATCAAAATCCATTCTTTACATCAAATACTAGTTTGACATTTAATTGGGGGGGGACTTCTGATAAGGTGAATACGGCAATGACAATTTTGCGTTCAAGGTCGCATAATGAGGAAGTTGTAGAGAAATTGCAGTTTTACATCAATTATCTCGTGCAAGGCGAATATCAGAAAGTGGATGCCTATGGTAAGACACCTTTTATGGTAGTTGCAGATACGAATGCTTATCAAGCTCATAATGTCACAATGAAAATTAAAATGGTTGATGAGATAACCTTTAACATAGAAGCGGAAGTACCACAAAATCTCAGTCGTACCAATTACTATTCAAAGGAAGTTGATAACAGACTTGTAGAGGCTAGAAGTTTTAGTAGGAATTTTAAAATTGGTGAAAATATTAATTTACCATTTTTTTCGGGGTACTTAAAGAGATCTAAGCAACCTTTGAAGGTTGGTAAAGTTTATTATATAAATTTTTCACCTTTCAACGCTGCTGTTGGTAAGTATCGTAATGTAAGTATTTCACCTGCATCTCAAGGTTCATCCGTCCTTAATTTAAGTCAAACAGGATTAAATAAAGCAAGAATTGTAGATTATTTAAATGGTTCAGTTCGAATTCTAAGTGAGAACATGCTGGATAGAAAAAATCTTTTCGCTACTAAAACTATTCGGTTTATTGATAGTAGTCTGGCAGTTCAAGCAACTCAATTAAAAGAAGTAGAAAGTGAACTAAATGAATTTAGAAATGAAAATTCAATTATGGATATTTCTGCAGAGAGTGGAGAGTTATCCAATCGTTTGTCTGATCTTGATTTAAGAAAAGAACAGATAAGAAGACAATTAAGTTATTATAAGAACCTTGAGAATTATTTGCAAACAAGAAATGATTATTCGAATGTACCTGCACCTACGGTTGCTGGTATAGAGGAAGGAAGTATTTCAACCGGAGTACAGAAAATACTGCAGTTAGCAGAAGAACGCAGTAATTATCAATATTCGCTTAAAGAAAATTCTCCCGTATTTGACGATATTGACCGGAAAATTAATTCTATAAAATCTATTCTTTTAGAGAATATAAGTAGTTCAAAAAGTTTACTCAGTACTGAGCTTGTTGATATTAATTCAAGAATCGCTAAACTTGAATCTGAAGTTCGGAAGCTTCCTCAAGAAGAACAAGATCTTCTCAAAATTCAAAGAAAGTATGCTATTAATGAAAGGACCTATAATATGTTCTTGGAAAAACGAAGTGAAGCCGGTCTTATCAAAGCGGCAAATGTTAGCGACGTTTTGGTGATAGATATAGCGAAAGATGTCGGTGGGGGCCAAATTGGTCCGGATACCCAGTTAAATTATGTAATGGCAACCTTGGTGGGAGGGATGATACCTTTAACTTTTGTCTTTTTGTTGGTATTTCTGAATACAAATATCCATAATGCTCAGGAAATTAATAGGTTGTCACCCGTTCCTATTTTGGGTTTGATAGGTAGAAGCAAGTTAGAATCTAACCTTGCAGTATTTTATTCACCTAAGTCATCCATCGCAGAAAGTTTTAGGGGGCTTAGGTCTAGTTTGCAATTCATGTACAAAAGGCAGGGAGTTACGGGATCAAAAACTGTTATGATAACTTCCTCCGTTTCCGGTGAAGGTAAAACATTTTGCGCCATGAATTTGGCTACAGTATTTGCTTTAAGTGAAAAGAAAACTGTCTTAGTAGGGGTTGACTTAAGAAAACCAAAGATTTTTGATGATTTTGAATTGAATAATGACCTAGGAATAGTAAATTATTTAATTGATCAGGCAAACGAGCAAGAAATTATTCAGCGAAGTAAAATACCATATTTAGATGTTATAACTTCAGGACCGGTTCCTCCCAATCCCTCAGAACTCCTTATGACTGGGAAGATGGATAAATTGATTGAGAGGTTAAAGAGTGAATATGATTATATCATAATGGATACACCTCCTATTGGAATGGTAGCTGATGCTTTAAACTTGGTTAAATTTGCCGACGCCACTTTGTATTTGGTTAGACAGGATTATACTAAAAGAGGTATGCTTGAAACTATTAATGAAAAATATCATAAAGGTGAGGTTAGAAATATAAGTTTCGTATTAAACCACTTTGTACACAGAGCAAAATATGGGTATGGCTATGGATACGGGTATGGCTATGGGTATGGCTACGGATATAATCGATATGCGAAAGGTTATTATGGAGCTGCTCCTACCAGGTTATCACAGTTGAAAACCTCTTGGAGAAAATTTATGAGGAATTTTGAGTAA
- a CDS encoding ABC transporter permease codes for MKDNKDWLYEITPTRSLIQLNFPEIWRYRDLLILFVKRNIITVYKQTILGPLWYFIQPMFTAITFTLVFNNIAKIPTGDVPPFLFNLVGITAWNYFSQCFTGTSNTFRANAGIFGKVYFPRVIMPLSNVITNLFKFGIQIGVLIIVYFYVRMNGADVSPNSNLFLFPVYVLMMALLGLGLGMIISALTTKYRDLTVLVGFATSLLVYFSAVPYPLSEVSEKMPDWAWLVKYNPLTQIIEGFRYMILDMGIFSWLGFFYTLTISVILFLFGLIIFNRTEKNFIDTV; via the coding sequence ATGAAAGATAACAAAGATTGGTTATATGAGATAACACCTACACGTTCATTAATTCAATTAAATTTTCCAGAAATATGGCGATACAGAGATTTATTGATTCTTTTTGTAAAGCGAAACATTATAACGGTCTATAAACAGACAATATTAGGGCCATTATGGTATTTCATACAACCCATGTTTACGGCTATAACTTTTACACTGGTATTTAATAATATTGCTAAAATACCTACGGGTGATGTTCCTCCATTTCTTTTCAATTTAGTAGGGATTACAGCCTGGAATTATTTTTCTCAGTGTTTTACGGGTACTTCTAATACTTTTCGTGCCAATGCTGGGATATTTGGAAAAGTCTATTTTCCAAGAGTGATAATGCCATTATCCAACGTAATTACCAATCTTTTTAAATTTGGGATTCAAATTGGGGTTCTTATAATTGTGTACTTCTATGTTAGAATGAATGGTGCAGATGTCAGCCCAAATTCGAATTTGTTCTTGTTTCCAGTATATGTTTTAATGATGGCATTATTAGGCCTAGGATTGGGAATGATTATTTCAGCATTAACCACTAAGTATAGAGATCTGACTGTTCTAGTAGGTTTTGCAACCTCTCTTCTGGTTTATTTTTCAGCAGTGCCTTATCCCTTAAGTGAAGTTTCAGAAAAAATGCCAGATTGGGCATGGCTTGTAAAATATAATCCACTTACCCAAATTATTGAAGGATTCAGATATATGATCCTGGATATGGGAATTTTTTCTTGGCTTGGTTTTTTTTATACGCTAACAATATCGGTAATCCTTTTTCTTTTTGGACTGATCATTTTTAATAGAACAGAGAAAAACTTCATCGATACTGTATAA
- a CDS encoding ABC-F family ATP-binding cassette domain-containing protein: protein MNYLSVENIAKSYGERELFNNISFGINKDQKVGFVAKNGTGKSSLLNILAGSDSPDEGQVIYRNDIRTAFLSQEPDLDQDLTIEQTIFSSDNPTLKVVAQYEKAMENPEDADKLQEAMDAMERHNAWDFETEYKQILFKLNLEDLHAVVKNLSGGQKKRLALARMLLKKPDFIILDEPTNHLDLDMIEWLEEYFKKQDFTIFMVTHDRYFLERVCNEIIELEDGKLYTYKGNYSYYLDKKEERHQLEQTNTEKAQQLYKKELEWMRRQPKARTTKSKSRIDDFHDIKHRASQRRLDHKVQLELNMERLGSKIVEIHNLGKELGGKNLIHNFSYNFKRGERLGIIGRNGTGKSTFLNMLTGTMEPDQGKIVIGETVKFGYYTQKGIKIKPGQKVVEVIKEFGDYIPLKKGRQISAEQLLERFLFDRKKQYDFVEKLSGGEKKRLYLCTVLIQNPNFLILDEPTNDLDVLTLNVLENFLLDFPGCVIVVSHDRYFMDKIVDHLFVFKGAGEVQDFPGNYTDFREYEASKPKENNSTEKADTRKEKKEFKSSSSGPALSYAEKKEYNKLEKEIAKLETKKEKIQQKFLEDLSGDEIDKTSQELKEVENEIESKTERWFELMEKLES from the coding sequence ATGAATTACCTTTCAGTAGAAAATATAGCAAAATCATACGGAGAACGGGAGCTCTTCAATAATATAAGCTTTGGTATCAACAAGGATCAGAAGGTGGGCTTCGTAGCAAAGAACGGCACCGGAAAATCCAGTTTACTTAATATTCTAGCAGGATCTGACTCTCCCGACGAAGGACAGGTTATTTACCGAAATGACATTAGAACAGCCTTTCTGTCTCAGGAACCCGATCTTGACCAAGATCTTACTATCGAACAGACTATATTTTCCAGTGATAACCCAACTCTGAAAGTCGTAGCTCAATATGAAAAGGCAATGGAGAATCCGGAAGACGCCGATAAGCTTCAGGAGGCCATGGATGCCATGGAAAGACATAATGCCTGGGATTTTGAAACCGAATACAAGCAGATCCTTTTCAAGCTAAATCTTGAAGATCTTCACGCAGTTGTTAAAAACCTTTCTGGCGGGCAAAAAAAGCGACTGGCATTAGCCAGAATGCTGCTTAAAAAACCTGATTTCATCATTCTGGATGAGCCTACAAACCACCTGGATCTGGATATGATAGAATGGCTGGAAGAGTATTTTAAGAAACAGGATTTCACCATTTTCATGGTCACTCACGACCGCTACTTTCTGGAAAGGGTCTGTAATGAGATCATTGAACTTGAGGATGGAAAACTCTACACCTATAAAGGAAACTACTCCTATTATCTGGATAAGAAAGAGGAAAGACATCAGCTGGAACAAACTAATACAGAAAAAGCCCAGCAACTTTACAAAAAGGAATTGGAATGGATGCGACGGCAGCCAAAAGCCCGTACCACAAAATCCAAATCACGGATAGATGATTTTCACGATATCAAACACCGGGCAAGTCAGCGCAGACTGGATCATAAAGTTCAGCTGGAGCTAAATATGGAGAGGCTCGGAAGCAAGATCGTGGAAATACATAATCTCGGAAAAGAACTCGGTGGAAAAAATCTGATCCATAATTTCAGCTATAATTTCAAAAGAGGTGAGCGCCTTGGAATTATTGGAAGAAACGGGACCGGGAAATCGACTTTTTTAAATATGCTTACCGGAACTATGGAACCGGACCAGGGAAAGATCGTTATTGGGGAAACGGTAAAATTTGGATACTATACTCAAAAAGGGATCAAGATCAAACCGGGACAAAAAGTAGTTGAAGTCATAAAAGAATTTGGGGATTATATTCCTTTAAAAAAGGGACGTCAGATCTCAGCAGAGCAACTACTTGAACGCTTTCTCTTTGACAGGAAAAAACAATATGATTTTGTAGAAAAATTAAGTGGTGGGGAAAAGAAAAGACTATATCTCTGTACGGTCTTAATTCAGAATCCTAACTTCCTGATCCTGGATGAGCCTACAAATGATCTTGATGTACTTACGCTGAACGTATTAGAGAACTTTTTACTGGATTTTCCGGGATGTGTGATCGTGGTCTCTCACGACAGATATTTTATGGACAAGATCGTAGATCACCTTTTTGTCTTTAAAGGAGCCGGAGAAGTTCAGGATTTTCCTGGAAATTATACAGATTTCAGGGAGTATGAAGCCTCAAAACCGAAGGAAAATAATTCGACTGAAAAAGCCGACACCAGGAAAGAAAAAAAGGAGTTCAAGTCCAGCAGTTCCGGTCCGGCCTTGAGCTATGCAGAGAAAAAGGAGTACAATAAACTGGAAAAGGAAATCGCGAAACTGGAAACCAAAAAAGAGAAAATTCAGCAGAAATTCCTTGAGGACCTCAGCGGCGACGAGATAGATAAAACTTCTCAGGAACTAAAAGAAGTTGAAAACGAAATTGAATCCAAAACCGAGCGCTGGTTCGAGCTGATGGAGAAGTTAGAATCGTAG
- a CDS encoding class I SAM-dependent methyltransferase — MNTEDRLNQKKNEEHYNRKYTSFSVQSILWKLNNLEEYLENAISTDTSWHAMYQGDFKSAIRGKKILEMGCGDCTNAAIMSALGAEVFANDIASSSGAIVKQLNESFNFDHPIVFLEGDFLNNNLPSCSFDIIVGKAFLHHLTVPVEKKFLKETARLLKQDGEARFFEPAVNNKWLDALRWFIPVPGRPSKIQKVAFQTWKENDPHPERSFNSKHWEKAGKEFFECVEILPLGSLERFSRILRNKQSRWKFRKWAFKTEKKIPQNLRRSFARSQLIIYKNVINQKVRNMPIL, encoded by the coding sequence ATGAATACTGAAGACCGTTTAAATCAGAAAAAGAATGAAGAGCATTATAACAGGAAATACACTAGTTTTTCAGTACAAAGTATTTTATGGAAATTAAATAACCTGGAAGAATATCTGGAGAATGCGATATCAACCGATACTAGTTGGCATGCTATGTATCAGGGAGATTTTAAATCTGCGATAAGAGGAAAAAAAATACTGGAAATGGGTTGTGGCGACTGTACGAATGCCGCGATCATGTCTGCACTGGGGGCAGAAGTATTTGCTAATGATATAGCCTCATCTAGTGGAGCCATTGTGAAGCAATTAAATGAGAGTTTTAATTTTGATCATCCTATAGTATTTTTAGAAGGTGATTTCCTGAATAATAATTTACCGTCTTGTAGTTTCGATATTATTGTTGGTAAAGCGTTTTTACATCATTTAACTGTTCCTGTTGAAAAAAAATTCCTTAAGGAGACTGCAAGATTATTGAAGCAAGATGGTGAAGCTCGTTTTTTCGAACCTGCAGTGAATAATAAATGGCTTGATGCGTTACGATGGTTTATACCGGTTCCCGGCAGACCTTCAAAAATCCAAAAGGTTGCATTTCAAACATGGAAGGAGAACGACCCCCATCCAGAAAGGTCTTTTAATTCTAAACATTGGGAAAAAGCAGGTAAAGAGTTTTTTGAATGTGTGGAAATTCTTCCCTTAGGTTCTCTTGAGCGTTTTAGTAGGATCCTTCGAAATAAACAGAGTAGATGGAAATTTAGAAAATGGGCTTTTAAAACAGAAAAAAAAATTCCTCAAAACCTTAGACGTTCTTTTGCCAGAAGTCAATTAATAATATATAAGAATGTCATCAACCAGAAGGTGAGGAATATGCCAATTCTATAA
- a CDS encoding glycosyltransferase, translated as MQTIELLNIPNYFSSYYLKGLNDIAHLEYRPNIEFKKYNGLPLIIFRVKKKLVVIDNRDPVGVSKELYDLANLIYVTNRLQDSADYNQDKIRPLFPHYPINTWELYLKIFGISWYKQIGWKNALREIYIQNRRPSYKNHSITNSFRPYVFFSGSIWKQEIVANEQRSSFIKACQNHPHLHFEGGMVPRDDRQNLGLDDVLGPKRYSYKEFNEKSCRSLVNFNNPAVLGAISWRFAEYLNMGTFILSLPWKTELPVFPVHGKEIHIIEDLKGINELLSFLLKNPSYHRMILKGGKTYFHKYCQPKKQGEMIMENMDKI; from the coding sequence TTGCAGACTATTGAATTACTAAATATTCCGAATTACTTCAGCAGTTATTATTTAAAGGGCTTAAATGATATTGCACATTTGGAATATAGACCAAATATTGAATTCAAAAAGTATAACGGTCTCCCTTTAATTATTTTTAGAGTTAAAAAGAAGTTGGTTGTAATAGACAATAGAGATCCAGTGGGAGTATCCAAAGAATTATATGATCTTGCAAATCTCATTTATGTAACTAACAGACTTCAAGATTCTGCAGATTATAATCAGGATAAAATTAGGCCATTGTTTCCTCACTATCCCATAAACACCTGGGAACTTTATTTAAAAATTTTTGGAATTAGTTGGTATAAACAAATTGGATGGAAAAATGCATTAAGAGAAATATATATTCAAAACAGAAGACCCTCTTATAAAAATCATAGTATTACAAATTCATTTAGGCCTTATGTTTTTTTTTCTGGATCGATATGGAAACAAGAAATAGTTGCCAATGAACAACGTAGTAGTTTTATAAAAGCCTGTCAAAATCATCCCCACCTTCATTTCGAAGGCGGGATGGTGCCCAGAGACGATAGGCAGAATTTGGGTTTAGACGATGTCTTAGGACCTAAAAGATATTCTTACAAAGAATTTAATGAAAAATCCTGTCGTTCTTTAGTTAATTTTAATAACCCAGCTGTTCTTGGAGCTATAAGCTGGAGATTTGCAGAATACTTAAATATGGGGACTTTTATTCTATCATTACCCTGGAAAACTGAATTACCTGTTTTTCCAGTGCACGGGAAAGAAATACATATAATTGAGGATTTAAAGGGGATAAATGAGTTGCTTAGTTTTTTGTTAAAAAACCCATCCTATCATAGGATGATTTTAAAGGGAGGGAAAACTTATTTCCATAAATATTGCCAGCCAAAAAAACAAGGAGAAATGATAATGGAGAATATGGATAAAATTTAA
- a CDS encoding class I SAM-dependent methyltransferase, which produces MLKSQEKIEVTDFGAGSRVFNSNLRPVRDIAKNAGINYKRSKLLLRLTKYLDINNALELGTSLGLASSAIGANRTTSLTTIEGCRETATIASRQFKKYELNNIELKTEPFGSVLDELLKDNPKFDLIYFDGNHQKTSTLEYFELLLPTAHNDSVFIFDDIYWSPEMKEAWEEIIAHPQVQVSIDTFHWGIIFFRKQQAKQHFKIRL; this is translated from the coding sequence ATGTTGAAGAGTCAGGAAAAAATTGAAGTGACCGATTTCGGAGCCGGGAGCAGGGTTTTCAACTCTAATCTTCGCCCGGTAAGAGATATTGCAAAAAATGCAGGCATCAATTACAAAAGAAGCAAACTGCTGCTTCGGCTTACCAAATATCTGGATATTAATAATGCATTGGAACTCGGTACGTCCCTTGGCCTGGCTTCTTCCGCAATAGGCGCAAATAGAACTACGAGTCTTACCACAATAGAAGGTTGCAGGGAGACCGCGACTATCGCAAGCAGGCAATTCAAAAAATACGAGCTAAATAACATCGAGCTTAAAACAGAACCCTTCGGGAGCGTGCTGGATGAACTATTAAAAGACAACCCTAAATTCGACCTTATCTATTTTGATGGCAATCATCAGAAAACTTCAACTTTAGAATATTTTGAATTGCTGCTCCCTACAGCGCATAATGATTCCGTATTTATTTTTGATGATATTTATTGGTCACCGGAAATGAAAGAGGCCTGGGAGGAAATAATAGCTCACCCACAGGTTCAGGTAAGTATAGATACCTTTCACTGGGGCATTATCTTTTTCAGAAAGCAACAAGCTAAACAGCATTTTAAAATCCGTTTGTAA
- a CDS encoding polysaccharide biosynthesis/export family protein → MRFKSFLFLFAAILALTSCVSTKQMSYLQEHEEQVDSIIQVQRLRKPYRIQVGDLLSIRVKALDQDIVGMFNPIGSENPNATTEESVYFDGFTVDEHGNIRVPTMGEINVLGFTEKEVREKIEKKLLEEYFKKEANIFVTVKLAGIRYTTLGEIGQGSQVIYKDQVTIMEAIANAGGIQDYGDRENVQIIRQYPQGEEVHIIDVTNIDALSSPYYYIQPNDMIVVNPLPQKALGIGTTGLELFRTVTGLVALAASMIVIFTR, encoded by the coding sequence ATGCGATTTAAATCCTTCTTGTTTTTATTCGCTGCAATACTTGCCTTAACGTCTTGTGTCTCTACAAAGCAAATGTCTTATTTACAGGAACATGAAGAGCAAGTTGACAGCATTATCCAGGTCCAAAGATTACGAAAGCCCTATCGTATCCAGGTAGGTGATCTTTTAAGTATTCGTGTAAAAGCTCTTGATCAGGATATCGTTGGAATGTTCAATCCTATCGGCAGTGAAAATCCAAATGCTACTACTGAAGAGTCTGTTTATTTTGATGGTTTTACTGTAGATGAACACGGAAACATCCGTGTGCCTACCATGGGTGAGATCAATGTTCTGGGTTTTACCGAAAAAGAAGTTAGGGAGAAAATTGAAAAGAAACTTCTCGAAGAATACTTTAAGAAGGAAGCCAATATATTCGTGACCGTTAAACTTGCCGGAATTCGTTATACTACACTGGGGGAGATAGGGCAGGGAAGTCAGGTGATCTATAAGGATCAGGTGACTATTATGGAGGCTATCGCCAACGCAGGTGGAATTCAGGATTACGGTGATCGCGAAAATGTACAGATCATAAGACAATATCCCCAGGGAGAGGAAGTTCATATAATAGATGTCACTAATATAGATGCATTAAGTAGTCCTTATTATTATATTCAGCCTAATGACATGATAGTTGTTAACCCCTTGCCTCAAAAAGCGTTGGGGATAGGTACTACAGGGTTGGAGCTTTTTAGGACGGTAACTGGTCTTGTTGCCTTGGCAGCTTCAATGATCGTAATTTTTACACGGTAA
- a CDS encoding four helix bundle protein, with the protein MKLPKFELYEQGSQIPRSSKSIKDNIIEGYGRRTYRQDFIKYLIYSHASLLECLSQLEMIDQLYDIPEVKDLMVKYDIPGAKLNSFIRYLEK; encoded by the coding sequence TTGAAGCTGCCAAAGTTTGAATTATACGAGCAGGGAAGTCAAATTCCCAGATCTTCCAAGAGTATTAAAGATAATATTATCGAAGGTTATGGTAGACGTACTTACAGACAGGATTTTATTAAGTATCTGATTTATTCACATGCTTCACTCCTGGAGTGCTTATCCCAATTAGAAATGATAGATCAACTTTATGACATTCCCGAAGTAAAAGATCTTATGGTAAAGTATGATATTCCTGGAGCCAAATTAAATTCATTTATTCGTTACTTGGAAAAATAA